One window of Dysidea avara chromosome 11, odDysAvar1.4, whole genome shotgun sequence genomic DNA carries:
- the LOC136237561 gene encoding cysteine dioxygenase type 1-like gives MACSSEYTWQELLSTLTELFSYEEVDADKVIKVMSGYKSDPRDWAQYAMFDPHRYTRNLVDRGNGRFNLIVLCWGEGHGSSIHDHANSHCFMKMLQGSLKETQYHWPNNNKRNIPLDEKFATHHNIDDVTYINDSIGLHRVENSSHTEGAISLHLYSPPFQMCQTFDERTGHQRSCKVIFHSEKGLKCIPI, from the exons ATGGCGTGTTCAAGCGAATACACTTGGCAAGAATTACTATCTACTCTAACTGAACTATTTTCCTACGAAGAGGTGGACGCGGATAAAGTCATTAAAGTAATGAGCGGATACAAGAGCGACCCGCGGGATTGGGCACAGTATGCGATGTTCGACCCACACAG GTACACAAGGAATCTTGTCGACAGAGGCAATGGGAGGTTCAACCTGATTGTACTTTGTTGGGGTGAAGGACACGGAAG CTCAATACACGATCACGCTAACTCTCACTGTTTCATGAAGATGCTACAAGGATCACTGAAGGAGACCCAATACCACTggcctaataataataaacgtAACATTCCCCTGGATGAAAAATTTGCTACACACCACAATATTGACGACGTCACATATATTAATG ACTCCATTGGTCTACATCGAGTGGAGAACAGCAGTCACACAGAGGGAGCTATCTCATTACACTTGTACTCTCCACCATTTCAAATGTGCCAAACTTTTGATGAACGCACTGGCCACCAACGTTCATGTAAAGTCATCTTCCACAGTGAAAAGGGACTAAAGTGCATTCCTATTTGA